One Thermoplasma volcanium GSS1 genomic window carries:
- a CDS encoding DUF2240 family protein — MDRDAARKLIAMVAADTKKVESFGLQDFINVISFRRKLLAPDTVKRFVDEAVKENLLVKKGERFAPNFSTSGIVVPLDFTVSEKDLFSASKDKPLIDRILDAATASGKLTKKEAIAEAHEFMENLKLITFQTALLAIMNEHGIDISDFLREIEERKLYA, encoded by the coding sequence ATGGATAGAGATGCCGCCAGAAAGCTTATCGCCATGGTAGCAGCTGATACTAAAAAGGTTGAATCATTTGGCCTCCAGGACTTCATAAACGTGATATCCTTTAGGAGAAAATTACTGGCTCCGGACACAGTTAAAAGGTTTGTAGATGAAGCTGTTAAGGAAAACCTCCTCGTCAAAAAAGGAGAAAGGTTTGCACCAAACTTTAGTACATCTGGGATCGTAGTTCCGCTTGACTTCACAGTAAGCGAAAAAGATCTATTTTCCGCATCAAAGGATAAGCCTCTAATAGATAGAATACTAGACGCTGCGACGGCATCCGGGAAATTGACTAAAAAAGAAGCCATAGCCGAAGCTCATGAGTTCATGGAGAATCTAAAGCTAATAACTTTTCAAACAGCATTGCTTGCAATAATGAATGAACACGGGATAGATATATCCGATTTCTTAAGGGAGATAGAAGAGAGAAAGCTCTACGCTTGA
- a CDS encoding endonuclease V, which produces MLSVDYENFDLISYLYNLVRQIPDGMVSTYGDLAEALGDPVAARSVGFMLSINKEPDYIPCYKVVPHDGSVGNYTHPLGSAEKMRRLIRDGITITNGHISNFEKVRFREFKTDYPLRKLRELQFKIGRLYDDRNDYSLDTIAAFDVSYKETRGYASKVVYNKGKIGAYVYSSDSMFPYIPGYLAFKEFKFIRALYDNETMILIDGNGILHPRFAGLATHAGVSLKTASIGIAKHLINCTVKGSDLLISGVVAGKMIGHHTIVSPGNRINVEEAGRLIEQREGKEMRSLLRLAHNLTRLHIETNGNIARYDFSTRNTAIQSS; this is translated from the coding sequence ATGCTGAGCGTGGATTATGAGAACTTTGATCTTATATCATACCTTTATAACTTGGTTCGCCAGATACCAGACGGGATGGTAAGTACTTACGGCGATCTCGCTGAAGCTCTTGGTGATCCTGTTGCAGCAAGATCGGTTGGTTTCATGCTTTCAATAAACAAAGAACCAGATTATATCCCCTGTTATAAAGTCGTTCCACATGACGGTAGCGTTGGGAATTACACCCATCCGCTTGGATCAGCTGAAAAGATGAGGAGGCTCATCCGTGACGGAATAACGATCACAAATGGACATATTTCCAATTTCGAAAAAGTGAGATTCCGAGAATTTAAGACAGATTATCCGTTAAGAAAGCTAAGGGAACTTCAATTTAAAATTGGCCGATTGTACGATGATAGAAACGACTACTCTCTCGATACAATAGCAGCGTTCGATGTTTCATACAAAGAAACCCGCGGCTATGCATCCAAGGTAGTTTATAATAAAGGTAAGATAGGGGCATACGTATACAGTTCGGATTCCATGTTCCCTTATATCCCAGGATACTTAGCTTTTAAGGAATTTAAGTTTATTAGGGCCCTCTATGACAATGAAACTATGATACTCATAGATGGTAACGGCATATTGCATCCAAGGTTCGCCGGTCTTGCTACGCATGCTGGTGTCAGTCTCAAAACGGCTTCAATTGGAATTGCAAAACACCTAATCAACTGTACAGTAAAGGGATCGGATCTGTTAATTTCCGGAGTGGTTGCTGGAAAGATGATCGGGCATCACACGATCGTCAGTCCAGGGAACAGGATCAATGTTGAGGAGGCTGGAAGACTTATTGAGCAAAGGGAGGGAAAGGAGATGAGGAGCCTTTTAAGACTTGCGCACAACCTTACTAGACTTCACATTGAAACGAATGGAAATATAGCAAGATACGATTTTTCAACTCGGAATACTGCAATACAATCGAGTTAG
- a CDS encoding diphosphomevalonate/mevalonate 3,5-bisphosphate decarboxylase family protein: MDLPGIVSLLKEKGLYRAPGKYRKEMRYGEIHYGSGYPITGLIKFLGYYDESLKIANFPSISLNTDVSEAYSAFMISKDNGNDTAVVEGENSPNITKKAMTAINVFKNLYDIKGSFHFYLRIKRKYAGAKGLGESAAVAAAASRSLVSALFEKEALKDSNFISIVARLASGSGSKSVAGPLSLWLTAPAVSHEGSFSLNLRKEIDDIFLCAVPIRDSVSTAEAHNTVIKSPFYQQWSRLQFDAVYSIISRGGYSAQIIENATTNTYLMHSVLISTGKLLWNQDTLRAMGIVEDMRRIGRLIGFSIDTGPSVLVMADREDLIKEFKERYNGECIDASVPNGAPDIPSSFVESAERYFAKH; this comes from the coding sequence ATGGATCTTCCTGGTATAGTATCGCTTTTGAAAGAGAAAGGACTTTATAGAGCCCCAGGAAAGTACCGTAAAGAAATGAGATACGGAGAGATCCATTACGGTTCTGGATATCCTATAACCGGGTTAATAAAATTTCTTGGTTACTATGATGAAAGCTTAAAGATAGCAAATTTTCCATCTATATCACTTAACACCGATGTATCAGAAGCGTATTCTGCCTTCATGATATCCAAAGATAATGGAAACGACACAGCAGTCGTAGAAGGAGAGAATTCACCAAACATAACTAAGAAGGCTATGACGGCCATAAACGTGTTTAAGAATCTCTACGATATCAAAGGTTCATTCCATTTCTATTTGAGAATTAAAAGAAAATACGCTGGTGCGAAAGGACTAGGCGAATCAGCAGCAGTAGCGGCTGCAGCTTCAAGATCTCTAGTATCAGCCCTTTTCGAAAAGGAGGCGCTAAAAGATTCAAACTTTATCTCTATTGTTGCTAGACTAGCATCTGGTTCAGGGTCTAAATCCGTTGCAGGCCCACTCTCTTTATGGCTTACAGCGCCTGCAGTTTCACACGAAGGATCGTTTTCTTTAAACCTTAGAAAAGAAATTGATGATATTTTTTTATGCGCAGTACCTATACGAGATAGCGTGTCTACAGCAGAGGCTCACAACACCGTAATCAAATCTCCATTCTATCAGCAATGGTCTAGGCTTCAGTTTGACGCTGTCTACTCGATAATCAGTAGAGGTGGATATTCAGCACAGATAATTGAAAACGCAACGACTAATACCTACCTTATGCACTCAGTGCTCATCTCAACCGGAAAACTCCTATGGAACCAGGATACGCTGAGGGCAATGGGTATCGTCGAAGATATGCGTAGAATCGGCCGTTTAATTGGCTTTTCCATAGATACCGGCCCATCGGTTCTCGTGATGGCAGATAGGGAAGATTTGATTAAAGAATTCAAAGAACGTTACAATGGGGAATGCATCGACGCCTCCGTACCAAATGGAGCACCGGATATACCTAGCTCTTTTGTAGAATCAGCTGAACGATACTTTGCAAAACACTAA
- the gck gene encoding glycerate 2-kinase, whose translation MPFSVKNISDVAYDERRAFIFRTLNEVFKDFEPNKVTEKAVNEIDLNKYAGVYVIGFGKAAYEMYLGVREHVKRKLKYAGIIIPSDQEVQYLPELDILRGTHPLTSTLSVTSSKKLLSKARPSANDLVLVLISGGGSSLFEIPQEGITIDQMASISRAMMDHSANIYELNTIRSALSSVKGGKLARILYPATIIALIISDVPGDDISIIASGPLAENKLDPSAVYAKYRDIIPIDITKYVENSSIEDLYFRNVMNRIILSNRDFVFEIYKRINEPIVSFGSNIQGDVTEVSEAFVRSIYEISKIKGKSFWFVAGGETTVNVKGNGIGGRNLELALRFMKLANFSDFLFLSIGTDGIDGVSPAAGGIVSSDMKLKISSQELEETLDRNDAFTLLSAYHGAIMTGRTGNNVSDIMVGYVSLR comes from the coding sequence ATGCCGTTCTCAGTGAAGAATATAAGCGATGTAGCCTATGATGAAAGAAGGGCTTTCATATTCAGGACGCTGAATGAGGTTTTCAAGGACTTCGAACCTAACAAAGTGACGGAAAAAGCCGTAAATGAAATAGATCTGAATAAATATGCAGGAGTTTACGTAATAGGATTTGGAAAGGCAGCGTATGAGATGTACCTTGGAGTCAGAGAACACGTAAAAAGGAAGTTAAAGTATGCTGGCATAATAATACCTTCTGATCAGGAAGTTCAGTATCTTCCTGAATTAGACATACTAAGAGGGACTCATCCTTTAACCTCCACGCTCTCGGTAACCTCTTCAAAAAAGTTGCTATCCAAGGCTAGGCCATCAGCTAACGACCTAGTTCTTGTACTTATCTCCGGGGGTGGTTCGTCACTGTTTGAAATACCCCAAGAGGGAATTACCATAGACCAGATGGCGTCCATATCGAGAGCTATGATGGATCATTCTGCAAATATATACGAACTTAACACTATAAGATCAGCTTTATCATCAGTAAAGGGAGGGAAGCTTGCACGAATTCTATATCCTGCGACGATAATAGCCCTCATAATATCAGATGTTCCTGGTGACGATATTTCAATAATAGCTTCCGGCCCGCTTGCTGAGAATAAGCTAGATCCATCGGCAGTATATGCAAAATACAGGGATATTATACCTATAGATATAACAAAGTACGTAGAAAATTCAAGTATCGAGGACCTTTACTTCAGGAATGTTATGAATCGCATCATTCTATCGAATAGAGATTTCGTTTTTGAAATTTATAAGAGAATAAACGAACCAATCGTTTCCTTCGGGTCAAACATACAGGGAGATGTTACCGAGGTGTCTGAGGCATTTGTACGATCTATTTATGAAATATCCAAAATAAAAGGTAAGTCTTTTTGGTTTGTTGCTGGAGGAGAAACCACAGTGAATGTCAAAGGCAATGGTATCGGAGGGAGAAACTTAGAGCTGGCTTTGCGCTTTATGAAACTTGCCAATTTCTCAGATTTCTTGTTCCTGAGTATAGGAACAGACGGCATAGATGGCGTTAGTCCTGCTGCTGGAGGGATAGTCTCCTCGGATATGAAATTAAAAATATCCTCTCAAGAATTAGAGGAAACTCTAGATAGGAATGATGCCTTTACGCTACTATCTGCATACCATGGTGCTATAATGACTGGCAGAACAGGAAATAATGTATCAGATATAATGGTAGGCTACGTCTCACTCCGTTAA
- a CDS encoding thiamine pyrophosphate-binding protein produces the protein MKASEIFAKTLEEHELYPVYGNPGTTEIPMLSFVKDYRLTLHDSISVAMADAVSQYSGRPAVVNLHSLPGISNSMAFIYSAFKNNSPIIITAGQQDRRHLIYDPLLSGDQVDMVSPYVKYAYEVRMPSEIPEAMKRAYEIAMTPPYGPVFLSFPMDLMDEDAEYHSSEFYSTPGIAIDEDIVKSIMDRVNSARKVAIVYGYEVDLYGAMDLAREFSTKLNVPVFSEPWSQGSCCYRDQNFVRDLPPAMAAIDAILSTFDLVLFIGSDIFVYPYTPAEALRNVEAYFISTRPTHFAGHSIISDPRSFLSVALKYAKKKENYKIAMGGGNEVAEEEIKMIHDYFKGYTAIDEAVTASGAVRKYFADGPKSYYTSRGGPLGWGDAATVGISALQERTLGIIGDGAFMYTVQSLWTASRYGMPSKFVVLRNNAYNILRSYSKAFGYGIEDADFLKLEYDPVKVSEGLGVEARVYASIDDIKWLKEEKKAKVLVIDTDQRIPEMF, from the coding sequence ATGAAGGCTTCCGAGATTTTTGCAAAAACACTTGAAGAACACGAGTTGTATCCTGTCTACGGAAATCCTGGCACAACAGAGATTCCTATGTTATCCTTCGTTAAAGATTACAGGCTTACTCTACACGATTCGATTTCCGTTGCTATGGCTGATGCTGTATCGCAATATTCAGGCAGGCCTGCTGTTGTTAACCTTCACTCATTGCCTGGCATATCCAATTCTATGGCATTTATATATTCTGCCTTTAAGAATAATTCACCGATCATAATCACGGCGGGTCAGCAGGATCGCCGCCATCTGATATACGATCCGCTTCTCTCTGGCGATCAGGTTGATATGGTTTCGCCTTATGTGAAATACGCTTACGAGGTAAGAATGCCATCTGAAATTCCGGAGGCCATGAAGAGAGCCTATGAGATTGCTATGACACCACCATATGGGCCTGTTTTCTTATCTTTTCCCATGGACCTTATGGATGAAGATGCTGAGTATCATAGTTCGGAATTTTACAGCACGCCAGGCATTGCAATCGATGAAGATATTGTAAAGTCTATAATGGACAGAGTAAACTCTGCCCGCAAAGTAGCTATAGTGTACGGTTATGAGGTAGACTTGTATGGTGCCATGGACCTAGCAAGGGAGTTTTCAACAAAATTGAACGTACCAGTTTTTTCGGAACCTTGGTCTCAGGGCTCATGCTGCTACAGAGACCAGAACTTTGTTAGGGATTTGCCGCCAGCAATGGCAGCTATAGATGCGATATTATCTACTTTTGATCTGGTTCTTTTCATAGGCTCCGATATATTTGTTTATCCGTATACTCCGGCGGAAGCCCTGAGAAACGTAGAAGCATACTTTATAAGCACAAGGCCCACACATTTTGCAGGACATTCAATTATTTCAGATCCGCGTTCTTTCCTTTCCGTAGCGCTGAAATATGCCAAAAAGAAGGAAAATTATAAAATTGCGATGGGCGGAGGGAATGAGGTAGCTGAAGAGGAAATAAAGATGATTCATGACTATTTCAAGGGCTATACTGCGATAGATGAAGCTGTTACAGCTTCCGGTGCTGTAAGAAAGTATTTTGCGGATGGCCCTAAGTCTTATTATACGTCTCGTGGAGGGCCACTAGGCTGGGGTGATGCTGCTACCGTAGGCATTTCTGCCCTTCAGGAAAGAACTCTTGGCATTATAGGCGATGGAGCCTTCATGTACACGGTTCAAAGTCTATGGACTGCGAGCAGGTATGGTATGCCATCTAAGTTTGTGGTTCTTAGAAACAATGCATACAATATACTCAGGAGCTACTCGAAGGCTTTCGGATACGGAATTGAAGACGCTGACTTTCTTAAGCTGGAATACGATCCTGTTAAAGTTTCTGAAGGCCTTGGTGTAGAGGCAAGAGTATACGCATCTATCGATGACATAAAGTGGCTTAAGGAGGAGAAAAAAGCAAAGGTACTTGTAATCGATACGGATCAAAGGATTCCAGAGATGTTCTGA
- a CDS encoding TIGR00725 family protein encodes MPELNIAVIGGSRVSQEVCTLSYNVGRILAKYNVVVFCGGLTGVMECVSKGVSEGNGIVVGILPGYDPSEANDYVTIKVPTGMGYMRNFLIIRASQAVISIDGSAGTLSEASFAISEGKDVVSLFELNIPRKKEKEGHVYVEPDPEKAVQMAIELAKNWKWHEENE; translated from the coding sequence ATGCCGGAGTTAAATATAGCTGTAATAGGTGGTTCAAGGGTTTCTCAGGAGGTTTGCACTCTCTCCTACAACGTCGGACGTATACTTGCAAAATATAACGTTGTAGTTTTTTGCGGTGGACTTACAGGCGTTATGGAGTGCGTTTCAAAAGGAGTCAGCGAAGGAAATGGGATAGTAGTAGGAATTCTTCCTGGGTATGATCCATCTGAAGCCAACGATTATGTAACGATAAAAGTACCAACCGGGATGGGATATATGCGGAACTTCCTGATAATAAGGGCTTCACAGGCAGTCATCTCAATAGATGGCTCGGCTGGTACACTCTCCGAAGCTTCTTTTGCAATAAGTGAGGGAAAGGATGTAGTTTCATTATTTGAATTAAATATACCGAGAAAGAAGGAAAAGGAGGGGCATGTATACGTTGAGCCGGATCCAGAGAAAGCAGTCCAGATGGCTATAGAACTTGCAAAGAACTGGAAATGGCATGAAGAAAACGAATGA
- a CDS encoding phosphate-starvation-inducible PsiE family protein — protein sequence MNDPTQYVVKYFGYIIEAILILAIVFDLCFSIYQLIILRSSGLEELVYSAVGNAFFALVLLELFEGVHDFIVKSPQGLRHVVEAGLSYIIREIIIDISTGIKDIYSLSALAIVIIALSVSLYFLVLTKNTQ from the coding sequence GTGAACGATCCAACTCAGTATGTAGTCAAATATTTTGGTTATATCATCGAGGCCATACTTATTCTAGCAATCGTCTTCGATCTTTGTTTTTCGATCTATCAGCTTATCATACTTAGGTCATCAGGGTTGGAAGAATTAGTTTATAGTGCTGTAGGAAACGCCTTCTTTGCTCTCGTTCTGCTTGAACTCTTTGAAGGCGTTCATGATTTCATCGTAAAAAGCCCGCAGGGCCTTAGACATGTAGTCGAAGCCGGTCTTTCCTACATCATAAGGGAGATAATAATTGATATTTCAACTGGCATCAAAGATATATACTCCCTTTCTGCACTGGCCATAGTAATTATTGCCCTTTCTGTATCTCTCTATTTCTTAGTTCTTACAAAGAATACTCAATGA
- a CDS encoding APC family permease, with protein sequence MLKETRNPVYGFFTLFAIGLGTTIGSPLFVLIPENIYEYFYVTIISLCLAIVMSYLLAYLYDKMGYYSIKNNLETFGGPSFIRSAHGRSSLRYFISRFSMWIANTSLASFSVIYFVDFTFTVIDPLVQSIGFSQLDIDLLSAAIIIFMVVWFIINAFYGKRFIRGIGYTQIGFLIIMVSIIFTDTLDLGFKFSWNLSGLSSFHGNLASAIIMNTGYLFILFFGYQEIQVMERDSKEEGSIPILSQIKHKKYPKTKYLPASMYATIAAAGIIQILYGLAVFSLHANTSSVEQAVIPAIYLASEFQNKMWALMMAFSFLLATVTTFVPAFMAASRHLRSLSEDGIFPRPLASLSWVFTFILILFMSFGGTAFLVNITDFMVLVSLSFVALSAMVLKENSKFDRLSVISLITFLMFMISAISIYMIDRIVVVFGVIALIASFLLYDILRLKLFGLEVLGAFFGTLSLLSTLVMKSSASPSVLIIGNIAVRSPYNLLFLQISVLVLVVILLANAITRYHIERKAIF encoded by the coding sequence ATGCTAAAGGAGACGAGGAATCCTGTTTACGGCTTCTTTACTCTTTTTGCAATAGGCCTCGGCACAACAATCGGGTCACCGTTGTTCGTACTAATACCTGAAAATATATACGAATATTTTTATGTGACCATTATATCTTTGTGCCTAGCTATCGTAATGTCCTATCTTCTGGCCTATCTTTACGACAAGATGGGATATTATTCAATAAAAAACAATCTAGAAACTTTTGGAGGGCCGTCCTTCATAAGATCGGCCCATGGTAGATCTAGCCTTCGATATTTTATATCCAGATTTTCAATGTGGATAGCAAACACGTCGCTTGCTTCCTTCTCTGTGATTTATTTCGTTGATTTTACATTCACAGTTATAGATCCACTAGTCCAGTCAATAGGGTTCTCACAACTTGATATAGACCTGCTGAGTGCTGCCATAATAATATTCATGGTCGTATGGTTTATAATTAACGCATTTTACGGAAAGAGATTCATTAGGGGTATAGGTTATACCCAAATAGGGTTTCTTATCATAATGGTATCGATAATATTCACGGACACTCTTGATCTAGGGTTCAAATTTTCATGGAACCTGAGCGGCTTGTCATCCTTTCACGGCAATTTAGCAAGTGCAATAATTATGAACACGGGTTATCTCTTCATACTTTTCTTTGGATACCAGGAGATTCAAGTTATGGAGAGGGATTCAAAAGAAGAAGGTAGCATCCCTATCTTGTCACAGATCAAACACAAGAAGTATCCAAAAACAAAATATTTGCCAGCATCTATGTATGCTACAATAGCTGCAGCTGGAATAATTCAAATACTTTATGGGTTGGCAGTCTTTTCTTTACATGCAAATACCTCATCGGTCGAACAGGCCGTTATTCCAGCCATATACCTAGCGTCAGAGTTCCAAAACAAGATGTGGGCGCTCATGATGGCCTTCTCTTTTCTCTTAGCTACTGTAACAACCTTTGTCCCGGCCTTCATGGCTGCCTCAAGGCACCTTCGATCACTTTCTGAGGATGGCATATTCCCTAGGCCCCTTGCATCTCTATCCTGGGTGTTTACATTCATACTGATATTGTTCATGAGCTTTGGGGGGACTGCGTTCTTAGTAAATATCACGGATTTCATGGTGTTAGTTAGCCTATCCTTTGTTGCCCTGTCTGCAATGGTATTAAAGGAGAATTCAAAATTTGATAGGCTTTCCGTTATTTCCTTAATCACATTCCTTATGTTCATGATATCTGCAATCAGCATATACATGATTGATAGAATAGTTGTAGTCTTTGGGGTAATAGCACTAATAGCTAGTTTTCTTCTCTATGACATTCTGCGCTTGAAGCTTTTTGGGCTAGAAGTCCTTGGAGCCTTTTTTGGTACGCTTTCACTTCTTTCAACACTCGTCATGAAGTCTTCAGCGTCTCCCTCTGTCTTAATAATTGGCAATATAGCAGTAAGATCGCCTTACAATCTCTTGTTTCTGCAAATCTCGGTCTTAGTATTGGTTGTTATACTGTTGGCAAATGCAATTACGCGGTATCACATAGAGAGAAAGGCTATTTTCTGA
- the thiI gene encoding tRNA uracil 4-sulfurtransferase ThiI, protein MKTYLVRYSEIGLKGDRERARMERILADNIINYYKKIGYEARCQLLAGRLLVEAENDIPLSKVFGIKSYSECIRIKFENQEDIVKKVHALYEEKVKGKTFGVRCRRTGTHSFTSIDMEKAIGDALYSISNGVDLKSPEVWIHVDIVGKDALIYDKIYKGPGGLPLGSEGKLISMVSGGIDSPVATWLMMKRGSPCDIFFCSLADPIDTQAFLEIAKKLVERWSPYRDGNVFIADCRDLIRDMVIEKKTNFNNVTFKKVLYRLAERLAEKYRYLGIVTGESLGQVSSQTAENLLSIEHGINFPIYRPLIGLDKDEITAIARDIGTFPEKNVGEFCSLFSAHPVTRSKWEDIEEDVKKIDIEKFIERVTAIKFSEIGKIVINSDLMLNKNLEDAVFIDLRKKDLYEKSHYQGARHLDLEQALAINDTSKKYVFYCSMGLQSAYVASVLRERGIEAYFTTFSKLSKQKGSVDETIGKRV, encoded by the coding sequence ATGAAGACATATCTGGTAAGGTATTCTGAAATTGGGCTTAAAGGGGATAGGGAAAGGGCCAGGATGGAAAGGATTCTAGCCGATAATATAATTAATTATTATAAAAAAATAGGCTATGAGGCAAGGTGCCAACTACTAGCCGGAAGGCTGTTGGTAGAAGCTGAGAATGATATTCCGTTGTCAAAAGTTTTTGGCATAAAGTCTTACTCAGAATGCATTAGAATAAAATTTGAGAACCAAGAAGATATAGTAAAGAAGGTTCATGCCCTCTACGAAGAGAAGGTCAAAGGCAAGACATTCGGTGTCAGATGCCGTAGGACAGGCACACATAGCTTCACATCTATTGATATGGAAAAAGCTATTGGCGATGCCCTTTATAGCATATCCAATGGAGTCGATCTTAAATCTCCAGAGGTATGGATTCACGTCGACATAGTTGGGAAGGATGCACTTATATACGATAAGATATACAAGGGTCCAGGAGGCCTCCCGCTTGGATCTGAGGGGAAGCTGATTTCAATGGTTTCCGGTGGCATAGATTCACCCGTCGCTACTTGGCTGATGATGAAAAGGGGATCACCATGCGACATTTTCTTCTGTTCATTGGCGGATCCTATAGATACCCAAGCATTTTTGGAAATTGCTAAGAAGCTAGTAGAAAGATGGTCTCCGTATAGAGATGGGAACGTCTTCATAGCAGACTGCCGAGATTTAATTCGTGATATGGTGATAGAAAAGAAGACGAATTTTAACAACGTTACGTTCAAAAAGGTGCTTTACAGGCTAGCTGAACGTTTAGCTGAAAAGTACAGATACCTCGGCATAGTAACTGGAGAATCCCTTGGGCAAGTATCGTCTCAAACTGCCGAGAACCTATTGTCAATAGAGCACGGAATAAATTTCCCCATATACAGGCCACTCATAGGCCTCGACAAGGATGAGATTACTGCTATTGCAAGGGATATAGGCACATTCCCAGAGAAGAACGTGGGCGAATTCTGCTCCTTATTTTCTGCCCATCCTGTAACTCGCTCCAAATGGGAAGATATAGAAGAAGATGTAAAGAAAATAGATATAGAAAAATTTATAGAAAGAGTAACCGCCATAAAGTTTTCTGAGATTGGAAAAATAGTGATAAATTCCGATCTTATGCTTAACAAGAATTTGGAAGATGCGGTATTTATAGATCTAAGAAAGAAAGATCTTTATGAAAAATCCCATTATCAAGGGGCTAGACACTTGGATTTGGAGCAGGCATTGGCAATAAATGACACTAGCAAAAAATACGTGTTTTATTGTAGTATGGGATTACAGAGCGCATATGTAGCATCTGTGCTTAGGGAGAGGGGAATTGAAGCCTATTTTACAACGTTCAGTAAACTTTCAAAACAAAAAGGATCAGTTGATGAAACCATCGGAAAGCGTGTTTAG
- a CDS encoding chlorite dismutase family protein, with translation MNEVYTFVTAYKFLNGYVKDIGSVKEPLNKLSSILRDAKSKMINLHTYRSFRYDSDLVFWFSSRTPDDILELKEKIGFTLLPYANATYSSISIYDESPYNAMNKKLEDSLKLKPLDYFVAYPMSKDPEWYLLPFDERKEIMREHIDTALKHPDEKGIRSYTTYSFGIGDQEFVVLYELPDIAAWSRVTEKLREVKARKWIVKETPIILGRLIDLNTLSDGFIN, from the coding sequence ATGAATGAAGTTTATACTTTCGTCACGGCCTACAAATTCCTGAATGGCTATGTTAAGGATATTGGATCTGTAAAGGAACCGTTGAATAAGCTCTCCTCTATTTTGCGAGATGCGAAATCTAAGATGATCAATTTACATACCTACAGATCCTTCAGGTACGATTCTGACTTAGTGTTTTGGTTCTCGTCTAGGACGCCCGATGATATTTTGGAATTGAAGGAAAAAATTGGGTTTACGCTTCTCCCCTATGCAAATGCAACATATTCCTCTATTTCGATTTATGATGAATCCCCGTATAACGCCATGAACAAGAAGCTTGAGGACAGCTTGAAGCTAAAACCATTGGACTATTTTGTAGCTTACCCAATGTCAAAAGACCCTGAATGGTACTTGCTCCCTTTTGATGAAAGGAAAGAGATAATGCGTGAGCACATAGATACTGCCTTAAAGCACCCTGACGAAAAAGGGATACGCTCATACACAACTTACTCGTTTGGAATAGGAGATCAAGAATTCGTGGTGTTATATGAGCTTCCAGATATTGCAGCCTGGTCTAGGGTAACAGAAAAACTCAGAGAGGTAAAGGCCAGGAAGTGGATTGTCAAAGAGACGCCAATAATTCTTGGGAGGCTGATAGATCTAAACACGCTTTCCGATGGTTTCATCAACTGA